GATACTAATTTTATCCTTATCCTTATTGTCAGGATATCCCTAGCGATAAGTTATCTATTGAAATAACTTATCGCTAAGCTATCGCTAAGGTTAAGGATGGGAAGCGATCGCTTGGCGTGCTGAAAGCCTAAAGCTATTGTATGATAAGGGTTGTAGGGTTTTACTGCATAGCCTAACCTGTTGACCGCTTTAGATTCCTTAGCGGAAATTGCGCTTTTGTCAGCTCAAACAATAAGGTATTTCAATCAATAGTTTATCTTATCGGCTATCCTTATCGACAAAGTGCTTGACAAAGCAGAGGTACTGCTATTGCTCGATTGCAGCAAGTTAGTTGTAATAAGGGAAAATCCGGCTATTAATTATTTCTATCTGACTTTAGCTAAATTGAATAGGATAACTGCAAAAACCGCTAAGGTTAAGGTATCATAGAGATATAGATAAACAAATGACGTTATGGACAAACTTCCTGACAATTGGCTTGACCTCGCTGCCTCTCACGGGGCTACTAAATGGGTGCAGCATTTCATTCGGACTTACCTACCTCAACTCAAGGATCAGGTAATTTCGGCTCTTGCCTTTGCTCAAACGCTAGAAGAGGAATTACAGGCGCGGCAACTCACAACAAGTGCACAGCAAAAAAACTACCGCTCCAACGTAGTGCAAGCCATCAAAACTCTTGACTCCAATCATCCGGCGATCGCGCTCGTTTCCCCCACTACTGAGCAATATCGGAAACTGAACGAGGAACAGCGTGGACGGCTAGCAGTAAGAGAAACGAAATATTTCACCAGTGCAACGGCTGAAACGCTTGTAGAACGAGCTACAAGCCTTCTCAACAGTGCCGAATGGTCAGATGTCGCAGCAGGACTCTCCGTATTGATTGGAAGGCGGATTAGTGAAATCTTGCTCTCTGATTTCTCGCTCTCCACAGCTTGGAGCCTGAACTTTAGCGAGATGAGCAAGAAGGCTAATGCTCCGGGCCTAATCATTGAGATTCCTACACTCGCACCTGCTCGTCGGGTGCTCAAGGCAATTGAGCGGCTTCAGAAATCGCTCTCTATTGAGGATCTCAAACTGGTCAGCCTCACTCCTAAGATAGCAAAACAGACCGTGAATAACCGTTACAGCGGGTTTGTTGCGACAAAGTGCCATCAGCATTTTCACGATTTGATTCCAGCACGGGCTGATGGGGAGAACCTTTACAGCCACATTTTTCGAGCCGTTTACGCCACGATCGCGGCTCACTGGTTCTGCCCTCCGAATGTGCCAGAACACAATTTCAAAGCCGAAATTCAAGGACACTTTACCCTCACGTCAGATGGGCACAAACTCCCCAACTACAGTGCTAGAGCCAATTATGACGATTACGCGATTGGAACAAGTGACGGCAATCGAGATGGTCGATTGGGTATCAAACTAGGCAAATTGCCCGATCTGGAAATTATTCAAGCTTTCACAAAGGAAACACCAGCAAAGTCAACAGCAATCTTCGACAAGGATAAGGATAAAGAAGCGGCTCAAGATGCAGAGCCATTTATAGATAAAGATACAGATACAGATACAGATACAGATAAAGAAATCAATCAGGAATCTTTTCGCTGTCGCTCTACTACGACTGAAGAAATTCTAATTGAGGAAAATTCACCCTTACGACCAAGGGAAACCACAATGGCTAAACCGACCGCAAAACCTAAGACCAAGCGACCAGAGATACACGCAGCTGACTTGGAAGAAATGGTAAGCCTGATGGCGCGTCGGGGTGTCACGGGTTCAACAGGTGAATTGTTTCACGCGCTCATTGAAGCATTCAAGTCAGGTGATGAAGAGCAACAGCAGCACCAGCAAAGGACAGTGAGCGAACTGACGAACTGCCTGAGTTGGTTCACTGACCGCATCGACGCTTTGGAGAGAACCCTGCATCAGCTACAGTCCCAACGAGATCAACTCAAAGGGGCACAGACTACCACTGACGAATTGAATCGTCTACGCGACGAAAACGCCCGATTAAAACAGAAGTTGCAAGAAACTGAATCGCAGCTACAAGGTATCAAGAAGTTCTTGGGTGTGGGAGCCAATGGTGCAACTGCTACACAGCCAAGCCTAGCATTGCCACAACCAACAACCGAAAAGACACCCCTTCAACCGATAGCACTGCAATACGGCGCAACCGAAGCCTTGAGTTCATCAACTATCACCACCACTACCACACAGCCTCTAACAGAAGCTCCCACGCGCCGCAAAAGAGGTGATACGGATGAGAAGCTCAATCAAATTATTGATGCCCTTCTAGCCTGGAACACAAGCCAGCAAAGCTCAGACACTCAATTACGAATCTCAATTCCTACGATCAAAGCACTGGCAAGTGCGATGGGGGCAAATTATCAGAAGGCTATCCAGGACATTCTTAAGGAGCGCTCAAGTGAACTCGATGAGCATCATAGCCGTTTACTCATTGGCACTCGCCACAATGCCCTTGTACTCAAAAAGGATGAAGTACTTCAAGCAATCGCCCGTGACTACTTAGGGTTGGATAACTGGCAAGAGGTGAAATATGCAGGATAGAAGTTTTAGGCACAAGCCTGCGAAAAAAAATCCCAGCCGCTACATTTTTCCTAGACAAAGTGGGACAACCCTTGTCAAAAAGCGCGGGTTATTGCAATTATTCTCAAGATTGTTGAGAAAAACCGCGCTTTTTGACACTCCTCACTCAAAATCTAGTTCGCCAAACCAATAAACCAAAAGGGTTGTCCCACTTTGTCAGGGTTTTTCCCAACCTTGGCAGCACAAACAAATACCAAGGGAGCAACTCAAAGCTCTAGCCCGCGATTATCTGGGTTTGGAGAACTGGCAACAAGCATCACGGTCAAATAGCGTGGTACGCGACAGCCGTGCTTCAAATCTACTCACGCTCTAACAAAGGAGCGATCGCTGTCTGCTTAATATCAGCCTATACATACAAGCCAAGCAACCATAGCGATCGCTCCGCGAGCGAAGTTGATCAACTTGCACCACATCACAAAAGTATTGCTCCCGTTACCTCTAATCCTGACAAAAGTGGACAACCCTTTATATAAAGGCGCTTTGCCGATTATATTTTTAGTCAAGGTGGCAAATTCGAGCAGGATTTTCTCAACAATCTATATGGTTTTCGCAATAACCCTGCTCGAATTTGCTAGGGTTGTCCACTTTTGTCCACGTTTCATCACACACGTACCACCGCCGGAGCGCAACAGCAGCGGTCGCAACTAAGGGGTTGAGCAAAAATAAGTTGGTCAGGCTTATATTTATTCAACTCATTCAAAATCCCTCGTGGAGGGGGCAGCGCCGGGTACGGCGCTGCCAAGCCTGACCAACTTATTCCTGCGGGGATGCTAAGGGCATCTTTATCTATTTCGCGCCAGCTGACTGCCTGTGAGCATGACACAGGGGTATGATTTAAAAACAGGTAACTCTACCAATCATCTCACCGAGGCGATACTTAGAAAAAGAGGGAGGTTTGATGCCCCCTTATTTATTCGTGGGCAAGCGCGAGATATCTCGAAGAAACCTCCCTCTTTTTCCCTAGCCAATATGCGTAACCTCAAATGCCCAAATCCCCAATGTATAGCACCCCTGCTGATTCTATTCCCGCCCCATTAGGTAGCGCACAACAACGGGCGATGCGGATTTTCGCAGCACTCAAACAGTGGAACCACCAGTATCCCAATCGCAGCTTTGCTTTCACTAAGCGCTTGTTAGAGCGTGAATGGCGCATCCACCCAGACGCTGTCAAGCAGTTTTTCACTGTCTACCAAGACCATATTCGCCATTATCACGACTCTATCGGCGTGGTAAACTCGCGCACTCACAACTGTCAAAAAGGCAGAAATCTTCACGAACTTAAGGCTTTTATTCGCCACAAGCTCTAGCTGATAACTGTATTACTGTGTCCTCTTGTTGGGTTTGGGTTTGGGTTTGGGCGATAGCTGGTTTGTTGCCGATGCAGCTGCTGTTGTGTCGCTGTCGCGCTTGTCACGCTTTTGTGAGAGTGCGGTAGCTTTCTCCTCCTTAGAAGCCTTGAGAAATTTTGGTGCTTTTTCTTCAGGGATAGCCAATAGGGAATCAAAGCCGAAAACATCGCGATGGGGCAGAAATTTCGCTTTAATCTGGACAAACACTGGCCGCCCCTGTTCTTCTTTTTCTGCTTTGGGATTGAACCGAAATGGTGGAACTGGTGCATCTCTCCAAATCAATGGCAGGTGGCTGGACTTCATAAATTTAACTTTCTTTGCTGGTTCTGCCTGCTTGATATAATCCAGTCGCTGCTCTGAAAAGTTTCTGAACACGGATATACACGGTGTTTTACAGACAGGGATGAACTGCCACAGCCCACACAGCTTAAATTCCATATCAAAAAGCTGTTCTGAAATTGCTTCCCCTTTACGCTTTTTATCAAAGCCGACTAGCTGAAAAGCAACGTGAGGCGGTTGCTCTTTGCGTGGGAAATGGGTAAATTTCGGGTAAACAATTAGACGTTGATTACTTATACCAGATGTTTCGATTTCTTTTTTGAGACCTTCGTAGCCTTTCTTTTTGCTGGAGATGTATAAAAGCGGGTACTTTTTACTCCCGATGGCAATCGTGGCTCTATCTTCGCTAAAAGTCACCTCCCCAACAATCACTCCTACAGCCTGAAACATTGGCGAGTTGGGTTGTGAATTTTCAACACTCTGTTGTGTGTCAGTTGCAGCCTGCTCAATGCCCTTAGTAGCCTCAGTGGATTCCATAATTACTTCCTCGGGAGCAAAACTTCCCATATTGACCTTTTTTGAATTCAAAATTCAAAATTCAAAATTCAAAATTAATAAGAAAAATAATTTTGAATTGATTAATTTTGAGTACAGTAGACCACTGAATAAAATTCAGTGGTCAACAATTGCGTGGTGGGTACAAGCCCCCACTCCCAACTCTTTAATTTTGAATTAATAATTTTGAATTTTGAATTGGTTTGACGCCCAACAGGTGGTGGCTACCAATTCTCACCCAAAATCTTTAATGCCACTGTCAACCGATTCTTTTTTTAGAACTAGTTCTCTTCGTCACCTCCTATATAAATAAATAGATTAATCAATTCATGACTAAATCCCATGAAGTCTCCTGGTTCAACTGAGTATGACCTATCTCCAATTTCCGCAATACCTCGACCTGACAAGATGTAAACCCATTCTTCTTCATTACCCTCTTGTGAAAGCTTTTTGGATCGCAATTAGAAGCATTCCAATTCCTACAAACACCAGCGCCAAAATGTGACTTGCACCAGAAGCAAAAGCAATCAGAACCAGATCTAACAGCAACGCGATCGCCGGGACTATATAGAGAACCCGAAACCCGTTAGTTTCAGCCAATAGGCGTTTTATAAGTAGCAGCGAGAGGTTGACAAGACAAAACATTACCAGAATCAAGGTGGCGGTGGTTCCTGCTAAAAATTGCAGCGTTCCAGAAAGTGCCAGAAAAATGGCAATTGGTAAAATCACCAGCAGCGTTCGATAAGGCGTGGCTCTGCGTCGATGTAATTTCCCTAACCAAAGTGGTAGCAGTCCTTGACGCGACATCCCAAACAACAGCCGCGATGCCGTGACAAAATTTAGCAGCGCCGTATTAAGTACGGCAAATAGAGCAATAATTGTAAAAATAACCTGGGGAAAATTGGGCTGCGCTCGACGAACTACATCGAGTAACGGAGCACCTGAAGCAGCAAGCTCGGAGGGATTGAGTACCCCAATCGCAAGCCAGGAAACTAGTATATAGACTACGCCCGCGATCGCCAAGGCAAGTAAGATCGCTATTGGCACGTTACGTTCGGGATTTTTAACTTCCTCTGCAACATTGACAATATCTTCAAATCCAATAAAGGCATAGAAAGCCAGTGCTGCTCCCTGAACCACTGCACTCCAACCTATGGCTTGCTCGTTACCGACAGCAGCAGGATTAGCCGTGCCACCACCGCTCAAAAACAAGGTTGAAACCAAAATCACAATCAAAAGACCGCAAACCTCAACAAATGTGCAAAAAATATTCAGAGCCGAGGACTCCTTCATGCCTCTGAAATTAACAAATGCCAGCACCGAAAAAAGCGCCAGGATAATTAGCCAAGCTGGAATCGCTGGTACAAAAGCGTTGAGATAGCCGGCAAATGCTTTCGAGAGCGTCGCCATCGAAACCAAACACGTACAAAACATTAGCCACCCGACCAATATTGAGAGCCAGTCGGTGCGAAATGCTCTGTGGACAAAGCAGGCAACTCCACCGCTTTGTGGAAATCGGCTGCCCAGTTCGGCGTAACTTAAAGCTGTGAATGCCGCCACAATCATCGCGAGCAAGAACGAAGCCCAAACCAAACTGCCAGAAACTCCGGCGATTTTTCCGACTACCGCATAAATTCCCGCACCCAGAATGTCACCCACTCCGTAAATCACCAGAGTTGACAATCCAAACACTCGCTTGAGTGAATCTGCTTCTACTACATTTGTTTTCATACAACCTCAACACGCAGTCGAACACTTATGTCTTCCTCCCTGTTCCCCTTCGGGTACTCTACCTTGAGCCGCCCACAAGGGGCGTCTACGCCAGTCCCCCATCTGGCTACGGCTTATACTACACCCGTAGTATGTGTAGCAGTAGCCACCACTCATATAAATAAATAGATAATCAATCAATGACTACCCGCAACCCTATATTCTTTTGAATTTTGCGGGCGTGGAATTTTGAATTCACCCCCTTGGGGTGCGTCATGCCGCCATCTCAAAACACTCTCGTTGCCAAACAATAACTTCAAGCCCTCCTACAAGTTCCACGACTGCCTTGAAGAATTTCTCCTGTGGTCTGTCTTCAAATGTTTTAACAATTGCCTGCTTCCATTGGCAGCAATACCATACCCAGCAGCGTTTGGAGTCGTTAACTTGTTGTGGCTGTGTCGGCTGCTTTGCTCTAGCAGGCTGAGCAGTACAATCACAAGAAGGCTCCGAAATATTGCCTGACACTGCCGAATTTTCTTGAGGTGCTATGTTCTGGGACTCTTTGTCGGATTTCAAAACCGCCTCGACATCTCGCTTCAACCATTGCTCAAATACTTGCTCTCGACCATCACAAACAGCGATCGCTTGTCCATTGTCGTCGAGTCGATACTTGGGTCGCTTGCTGTTGTTTTCTACTTTTTCAAAGTCTGCCCCAGGAGTACCATAAATCCTTTCCTGGTTGCCCCTACGCCCCTGTTTGCGTAGGAACGGCATCTTGTGCCCAATTAAATTAAGAATTCGCTGAGTGCATGTAATCGGGTCGTCAATTTTAGAGAAATCAATTCCCAAAATTAACTTCAAATCATTTACATTTCGTTTGCACTTGTCAAAAATATCTAGAATGACAGGATGATTCTTGCTGAAATTCGTGCCTTGGTACAATCGCTCGATTCCTAAAAAGCTTAAAGCATCAATCTTTTTATTCAAGAGCCGCTTCGACATGTCCACCATGAAATAATCTCCTTCACTAATCAGTGATGTCATGGTAGTGCTATCTTTTAGAGTTAGGAAATCTCGTCCCACATCAAAATAATAATGTAGTCTAATTTTTGAATACCAGCCATCATCATCTTTGGCAACTAGCTCAGCATCTACTCTTATGTTGTAAGTGCGTTCTAGTTGCGCTTTTCTTAACTTTAATAATTCGGATTTAGTTCTCGTTTGCTGCTTGCTTAATACCTCATATTGCTTATCATCAATACTCTCTGAGGCTGAAACTTCTGATTTATATATTTGATATTGTTCATCTCTGTTATCATCAATATCATGCTTTGTCGCTAACACTTGGGATTCATTTGGCAGTGCCATAGGCTTATCATCGCCATCAAAGGTATCTTCGTTCGCCTCATCCGATGATTTGATGATATGTCCCTCTGCTGCCAAATCTGCAATTATTTGTTCGGAGTAATTCCACATACCGGAATTGATAATTGCCCCCAGTTTCGCCCAAGTAGTTAGACAAATTGGCTCAAAATTACCATCAACAGACTCTTCAAACCCTGCTTCAAGCAACTTCTTAATATGGGCTTTATCCAATTTCCTTTGGCTAGCAATTAAACTTTTATAGTTAGTAGATTTATCACCAACAAATCCCATTCCCACAGACTTAACCCATATATATCTGGGCACTCCTGGACGATATCTAGAAAGGTGTTGGCGAACAGAATCGGCTGGAGAACTGCCTTGAAATATACCCCAAACACCTTGAAAATGT
Above is a genomic segment from Fischerella sp. PCC 9605 containing:
- a CDS encoding cupin domain-containing protein; this encodes MRSKKLSQEGNEEEWVYILSGRGIAEIGDRSYSVEPGDFMGFSHELINLFIYIGGDEEN
- a CDS encoding APC family permease, with the protein product MKTNVVEADSLKRVFGLSTLVIYGVGDILGAGIYAVVGKIAGVSGSLVWASFLLAMIVAAFTALSYAELGSRFPQSGGVACFVHRAFRTDWLSILVGWLMFCTCLVSMATLSKAFAGYLNAFVPAIPAWLIILALFSVLAFVNFRGMKESSALNIFCTFVEVCGLLIVILVSTLFLSGGGTANPAAVGNEQAIGWSAVVQGAALAFYAFIGFEDIVNVAEEVKNPERNVPIAILLALAIAGVVYILVSWLAIGVLNPSELAASGAPLLDVVRRAQPNFPQVIFTIIALFAVLNTALLNFVTASRLLFGMSRQGLLPLWLGKLHRRRATPYRTLLVILPIAIFLALSGTLQFLAGTTATLILVMFCLVNLSLLLIKRLLAETNGFRVLYIVPAIALLLDLVLIAFASGASHILALVFVGIGMLLIAIQKAFTRG
- a CDS encoding protelomerase family protein; this translates as MDKLPDNWLDLAASHGATKWVQHFIRTYLPQLKDQVISALAFAQTLEEELQARQLTTSAQQKNYRSNVVQAIKTLDSNHPAIALVSPTTEQYRKLNEEQRGRLAVRETKYFTSATAETLVERATSLLNSAEWSDVAAGLSVLIGRRISEILLSDFSLSTAWSLNFSEMSKKANAPGLIIEIPTLAPARRVLKAIERLQKSLSIEDLKLVSLTPKIAKQTVNNRYSGFVATKCHQHFHDLIPARADGENLYSHIFRAVYATIAAHWFCPPNVPEHNFKAEIQGHFTLTSDGHKLPNYSARANYDDYAIGTSDGNRDGRLGIKLGKLPDLEIIQAFTKETPAKSTAIFDKDKDKEAAQDAEPFIDKDTDTDTDTDKEINQESFRCRSTTTEEILIEENSPLRPRETTMAKPTAKPKTKRPEIHAADLEEMVSLMARRGVTGSTGELFHALIEAFKSGDEEQQQHQQRTVSELTNCLSWFTDRIDALERTLHQLQSQRDQLKGAQTTTDELNRLRDENARLKQKLQETESQLQGIKKFLGVGANGATATQPSLALPQPTTEKTPLQPIALQYGATEALSSSTITTTTTQPLTEAPTRRKRGDTDEKLNQIIDALLAWNTSQQSSDTQLRISIPTIKALASAMGANYQKAIQDILKERSSELDEHHSRLLIGTRHNALVLKKDEVLQAIARDYLGLDNWQEVKYAG